In 'Nostoc azollae' 0708, the following are encoded in one genomic region:
- a CDS encoding HAD family hydrolase, whose amino-acid sequence MNLSLAIGVKRMANKNALVRRLSAVEPLSATTVICTDKTGTLTRNEMTVCQLWIPNTQINVTGVGYEPKGEVEITYGEYESQVRLMLAGAALCSNAQLNHPPNSNQWLGSGDPTEAALLVAAIKAGLKLEELQHQAPRIREVPFDSHRRMMTVLLEGHLQLDNTGNSQYLVFSKDTTLDVLQHSRYLWHADGKLELTQTQREEIAVANDQLASQGYRVLGVATSQGGAKLKQLGNNLLEQHLTFLGLVAMIDPPRPEFANAIALCHRAGIQVTMITGDYGLTAAAIAQKIGLVKGKARIITGEQLGHLSDTQLRQILHKDKTNLVFARVMPEQKLRLVEAYKTLGHVVAFTGDGVKDALNLDRNCCGMLTNSLNYSLS is encoded by the coding sequence GTGAATCTATCCTTAGCTATTGGTGTTAAGCGCATGGCAAATAAGAATGCTTTAGTACGGCGTTTGTCTGCGGTGGAACCTCTGAGTGCAACAACTGTTATTTGCACCGACAAAACCGGGACCTTGACTCGAAATGAAATGACTGTCTGCCAATTATGGATTCCCAATACTCAGATTAATGTAACTGGGGTAGGTTATGAACCCAAGGGAGAAGTAGAAATTACCTATGGTGAATATGAGTCTCAGGTGCGGTTAATGTTGGCTGGTGCGGCACTTTGTTCCAATGCGCAGTTAAATCATCCGCCCAACTCCAATCAATGGCTAGGATCAGGTGATCCTACGGAGGCAGCACTACTAGTAGCAGCAATTAAGGCTGGCTTGAAATTGGAGGAGTTGCAACATCAAGCACCAAGAATTCGGGAAGTACCTTTTGATTCCCATCGACGAATGATGACAGTTTTGCTAGAAGGGCATTTGCAGTTGGACAATACTGGAAATTCACAGTACTTGGTTTTTAGCAAGGATACAACTTTAGATGTATTGCAACATTCACGATATTTATGGCATGCAGATGGAAAGCTGGAACTGACGCAAACCCAGCGGGAAGAAATTGCGGTGGCTAATGATCAACTTGCTAGTCAAGGTTATCGTGTACTAGGAGTAGCAACAAGTCAAGGTGGGGCTAAATTGAAACAGCTTGGTAATAATTTGTTGGAACAGCACTTGACCTTTTTGGGATTGGTGGCAATGATTGATCCACCACGTCCAGAATTTGCCAATGCGATTGCCCTTTGTCATCGTGCAGGTATTCAAGTGACAATGATTACAGGTGATTATGGCTTAACAGCAGCTGCAATCGCTCAAAAGATTGGTTTAGTCAAAGGCAAGGCTAGAATTATTACAGGAGAACAATTAGGACATCTTTCTGATACTCAATTACGGCAAATACTCCACAAGGACAAAACGAATTTAGTATTTGCCAGGGTGATGCCAGAACAGAAACTCAGGTTAGTCGAAGCATATAAAACCCTTGGTCATGTGGTCGCTTTCACTGGTGATGGTGTCAAGGATGCCCTTAATTTGGATAGGAATTGCTGTGGAATGCTTACTAATTCTCTCAATTATTCACTCTCCTAG
- a CDS encoding NAD(P)/FAD-dependent oxidoreductase encodes MVVSPQKKPSHEVVIIGGGFGGLYAAKALANTNVNVTLIDKRNFHLFQPLLYQVATGTLSPADISAPLRSVFSKSKNTKVLLGEVNNIDPKAQKVIMGDEIIPYDTLIVATGANHSYFGKDNWREFAPGLKTVEDAIEMRRRIFSAFEGAEKETDPVKSRAFLTFVLVGGGPTGVELAGAIAELAYKTLQEDFRNINTSETRVLLLQGGDRILPHIAPELSQAAAAALQKLGVVIHTNTRVTNIENDIVTFKQDGELIEIASKTILWAAGVQGSALGRILAERTDVECDHAGRVIVEPNLTIKGYKNIFVIGDLANFSHQNGKPLPGVAPVAKQQGEYVGGLIQLRLQGHTLPEFHYTDVGSLAMIGQNLAVVDLGFIKLTGFLAWVFWLVIHIYFLIEFDTKLVVVIQWAWNYITRNRRSRLITGKEAFLDPQPVNSSNNSQTTEKKQAVKL; translated from the coding sequence ATGGTTGTTTCACCTCAAAAAAAGCCATCACATGAGGTTGTCATCATTGGTGGTGGTTTTGGTGGACTGTATGCAGCAAAGGCTCTTGCTAACACAAATGTAAATGTTACTCTCATTGATAAACGTAACTTTCACCTATTTCAGCCGCTTTTATATCAAGTTGCCACAGGTACGCTATCACCTGCTGATATTTCTGCACCATTGCGTTCTGTATTTAGCAAAAGCAAGAATACAAAAGTGCTGCTGGGAGAAGTAAATAATATTGATCCAAAAGCGCAAAAAGTTATTATGGGTGATGAAATAATACCCTATGATACATTAATTGTGGCTACAGGTGCTAACCATTCCTATTTTGGTAAGGATAACTGGAGAGAATTTGCTCCTGGCTTGAAAACTGTGGAAGATGCGATAGAAATGCGTCGCCGGATATTTTCAGCATTTGAAGGGGCAGAAAAAGAAACGGATCCCGTAAAAAGTCGTGCTTTTTTGACTTTTGTGCTTGTGGGGGGTGGTCCGACTGGTGTAGAATTAGCAGGTGCGATCGCAGAGTTGGCATACAAAACTCTACAAGAAGATTTCCGCAACATTAACACTTCAGAAACGAGAGTTTTACTATTGCAAGGGGGCGATCGCATTCTCCCACACATTGCACCAGAGTTATCCCAAGCAGCCGCAGCAGCCTTGCAAAAGTTGGGAGTGGTTATCCACACTAATACCAGGGTGACAAATATTGAAAATGACATTGTTACTTTCAAGCAAGATGGTGAATTGATAGAAATTGCTTCAAAAACTATCTTGTGGGCAGCAGGTGTTCAGGGTTCGGCACTGGGGAGAATTTTAGCAGAACGTACAGATGTAGAATGTGATCACGCTGGGCGTGTAATTGTAGAACCGAATTTGACTATCAAGGGTTATAAAAACATTTTCGTAATTGGAGATTTAGCCAACTTCTCCCATCAAAATGGGAAACCCTTACCTGGTGTTGCACCCGTAGCCAAACAACAAGGAGAGTATGTAGGTGGACTGATTCAACTACGGCTTCAAGGTCATACTTTGCCAGAATTTCATTACACCGACGTGGGTAGTTTGGCAATGATTGGGCAAAATTTAGCTGTTGTAGATTTAGGCTTCATCAAACTCACTGGTTTCCTTGCTTGGGTATTTTGGCTAGTAATTCACATCTACTTCTTAATCGAGTTTGATACTAAATTAGTAGTAGTAATTCAGTGGGCGTGGAATTATATCACTCGTAATCGTCGCTCTCGATTGATTACAGGTAAAGAAGCTTTTTTAGATCCACAACCTGTTAACAGTAGCAATAATTCCCAGACTACAGAAAAGAAGCAAGCAGTCAAGCTCTAG